The following proteins are encoded in a genomic region of Terriglobia bacterium:
- a CDS encoding TrbG/VirB9 family P-type conjugative transfer protein encodes MNRVFIAIAGAALALTSAVAVGQDASARTVQYHSQDIVPIHAKLKYTTLIEVPPTEKIMEAATGDKDFWVVDVVGNFCFVHPAKAGISSNLNLITDKGNIYSFTLQDVSGTSEVPDLKVLIVPADRSSIVASSGPAQYVPAVQLEQSKQQLAALQSHVEQAVDAYKSAYPLQLKFDYTYKANEAPFDIQSIYRDNKFTYIKTNAPEKFSVYEMKDGKPNLINYDLREGTYIIPKVMDSGYVELGKKRMEFSRKG; translated from the coding sequence ATGAACCGCGTATTCATTGCCATCGCCGGGGCTGCCCTGGCCCTCACCTCCGCTGTGGCCGTTGGCCAGGACGCTTCGGCCCGCACCGTACAGTACCACTCGCAGGACATCGTTCCCATCCACGCGAAGTTGAAGTACACGACGCTGATTGAAGTGCCGCCGACGGAGAAGATCATGGAGGCGGCGACCGGCGATAAGGATTTCTGGGTGGTGGATGTGGTCGGCAACTTCTGTTTTGTCCATCCGGCCAAAGCAGGTATTTCCTCCAATTTGAATCTGATTACCGATAAGGGCAATATCTATAGCTTTACTTTGCAGGACGTGTCCGGCACATCCGAAGTGCCGGACTTGAAGGTATTGATTGTGCCCGCCGATCGCTCCTCCATCGTTGCATCGTCCGGCCCGGCGCAGTATGTTCCCGCCGTGCAATTGGAGCAGTCGAAGCAGCAGCTTGCCGCGCTTCAGTCCCATGTCGAGCAAGCTGTCGATGCGTATAAAAGCGCTTATCCGCTGCAACTCAAATTTGACTACACTTACAAGGCGAACGAGGCCCCGTTCGATATCCAGTCGATTTATCGCGACAACAAATTTACCTATATCAAGACGAATGCGCCGGAAAAGTTCTCTGTGTATGAGATGAAGGATGGCAAGCCGAACCTTATCAATTACGACCTTCGCGAGGGGACCTATATCATCCCGAAGGTCATGGATTCTGGCTATGTGGAGCTAGGCAAGAAGCGGATGGAGTTTTCGCGCAAGGGGTGA
- a CDS encoding DUF87 domain-containing protein: protein MFRIDKAIKPWKEAASLNDHLNLYGFWNETSFLTKSGDLGTVLRVRGVDYESLDSGEQEYAVKRLEAALKAFGPGFHVYQYLFKSNRPEIPFRRYDDPIVEAAIDQRRQFFEAQRDHLYQVEILYCIVLEGARSKTGLGAALARLISDPAGAVGEIKAQFTNGSMKTLLRSQIEHDLTQLEQRVQAFSRQLADFMQIEVQDQQGQLHFLRRLLNYDDWRIAGKPQSTQFLDYQVGNSNIEAERDHLRVGDHFVRVLTMKEAMTETRPLVLDSLLKIPANFYVVTEWTPLSTDKARKEVNKRRRHFNMSKTGFVSQIGNDATKTNPRDVLVDESKQADIENLGDCLRALGDGQSLGDFSLTIVLYGKSRAELDQLVGEFTGIFTNADGNLFAETYNHLNAYFACVPGNYALNLRKLYLLNSNYADLSFLFTILQGEKTNPHLGTEYLAVLETDNSTPYFLNLHNGEVAHTLILGMTGSGKSYLCSFLLQNAQKYAPLTFIFDIGGSFQSLTDIFGGSYLNVGQESRDFTINPFSLSPTKENLQFLFSFFRVLIEGQDHGSAQRYRLDFKEERKLWDAIERTYMLEPDQRTLSNFTNIIGELKERLHRWTVAGQYGFLFDNAEDTLSFSRFQTFNFAGWGDAPDVLEPLLFYVLHRASNEITDPKKLATFKMFLLDEAWLFIKNDTIRNYIVQAQKTWRKHNAAMILATQSIKELQESGMLQIVSESCPTKIFLANPEMDRDVYREAFHLNDTELNLIAGLVPPGQMLIRKAQSSKKVQLNVDSVSHWMATNNARDNLKKRDYFERFGIADGLRRLAEDFPFQPRTVAGLVTANRKGANV from the coding sequence ATGTTCCGCATCGACAAGGCCATTAAACCGTGGAAAGAGGCGGCATCGCTCAATGACCATCTCAACCTCTACGGTTTCTGGAACGAGACTTCCTTTCTTACAAAGTCCGGCGACCTCGGCACGGTGTTGCGCGTTCGGGGCGTGGACTACGAGAGTCTCGATTCCGGGGAGCAAGAATACGCCGTGAAGCGGCTGGAGGCGGCGCTCAAAGCGTTCGGCCCCGGTTTCCACGTCTATCAGTATCTCTTCAAGTCCAACCGTCCAGAGATTCCGTTCCGCAGATATGACGACCCCATTGTGGAGGCCGCCATCGACCAGCGGCGGCAGTTTTTCGAGGCGCAGCGCGACCATCTCTACCAGGTCGAAATCCTTTACTGCATCGTGCTCGAAGGCGCGCGATCGAAGACAGGACTGGGCGCAGCGCTGGCCCGGCTCATCAGCGATCCCGCTGGAGCCGTTGGCGAGATAAAGGCGCAATTTACCAACGGCAGCATGAAGACCTTGCTGCGCTCGCAGATCGAACATGACCTTACCCAACTGGAGCAGCGCGTCCAAGCTTTCAGCCGTCAGCTTGCCGATTTCATGCAGATTGAAGTGCAGGATCAGCAAGGTCAACTCCACTTCCTGCGCCGGCTACTCAACTATGATGACTGGCGAATAGCGGGTAAGCCCCAGTCCACCCAGTTTCTCGATTATCAAGTTGGGAACAGCAATATCGAGGCAGAGCGCGATCATTTGCGCGTAGGCGACCACTTCGTTCGCGTGCTGACCATGAAAGAGGCGATGACAGAGACGCGGCCCTTGGTGCTGGATTCGTTGCTGAAGATCCCGGCCAACTTCTATGTCGTCACCGAATGGACGCCACTTTCGACGGACAAGGCGCGCAAGGAAGTGAACAAGCGCCGCCGTCACTTCAATATGTCGAAGACCGGCTTCGTTTCGCAGATCGGCAATGACGCTACCAAGACGAATCCACGTGATGTGCTGGTCGATGAGTCGAAGCAGGCGGACATTGAAAATCTGGGCGACTGCCTGCGCGCTCTGGGAGATGGCCAATCGCTAGGCGATTTTTCCCTCACGATTGTGCTGTACGGCAAATCAAGGGCTGAGCTTGACCAGCTCGTGGGCGAGTTCACCGGCATCTTCACCAACGCGGACGGCAATCTCTTCGCCGAAACGTACAACCATCTCAACGCCTACTTCGCCTGTGTACCAGGAAACTATGCGCTGAATCTCCGCAAGCTGTATCTGCTGAACTCCAATTACGCCGACCTCAGCTTTCTGTTTACGATCCTGCAGGGTGAAAAAACGAACCCACATCTCGGTACGGAGTACCTGGCAGTGCTCGAAACCGACAACAGCACGCCGTACTTTCTGAATCTGCATAACGGCGAGGTGGCGCACACGCTTATCCTCGGAATGACCGGCTCAGGGAAATCGTACCTGTGCAGTTTCTTGCTGCAGAATGCTCAGAAGTACGCCCCGCTCACGTTTATTTTCGATATCGGAGGCAGTTTCCAATCGCTCACCGACATCTTCGGCGGCTCATATCTGAACGTCGGCCAGGAATCGCGGGACTTCACCATCAACCCGTTCTCGCTTTCACCGACCAAGGAGAACCTGCAATTTCTCTTCAGCTTCTTTCGCGTGCTGATTGAGGGCCAAGATCATGGGAGCGCCCAGCGTTACCGGCTCGACTTCAAGGAAGAACGCAAACTGTGGGACGCCATCGAGCGGACATACATGCTGGAGCCGGACCAACGCACTCTCTCCAACTTCACCAACATCATTGGCGAATTGAAGGAACGCCTCCATCGCTGGACGGTTGCCGGCCAGTACGGATTTCTGTTCGACAATGCTGAGGATACGCTTTCGTTCTCGCGCTTCCAGACCTTCAACTTTGCTGGCTGGGGCGATGCTCCCGATGTGTTGGAACCCTTGTTGTTTTATGTCCTTCACCGGGCCTCGAATGAAATCACCGATCCGAAGAAGCTGGCTACGTTCAAGATGTTTCTGCTAGACGAGGCGTGGCTGTTTATCAAGAACGACACTATTCGAAACTATATCGTCCAGGCGCAGAAGACGTGGCGCAAGCACAACGCCGCGATGATCCTGGCCACGCAATCCATCAAGGAATTGCAGGAGTCGGGCATGTTGCAGATCGTCTCCGAAAGCTGTCCGACGAAAATCTTCCTGGCGAACCCGGAGATGGACCGCGATGTGTACCGCGAAGCATTTCATCTGAACGACACCGAACTGAATCTGATTGCCGGACTTGTTCCACCCGGTCAGATGCTCATCCGCAAAGCGCAGTCGTCCAAAAAGGTCCAGTTGAATGTAGATTCCGTTTCGCACTGGATGGCAACCAACAATGCTCGCGACAACCTGAAGAAACGCGATTACTTTGAGCGCTTCGGCATCGCCGACGGCTTGCGCCGTCTCGCGGAAGATTTTCCCTTCCAGCCCCGGACAGTGGCGGGGCTTGTAACTGCCAACCGTAAAGGAGCGAATGTATGA
- a CDS encoding TrbI/VirB10 family protein has translation MADQKAKPPADPDIFDLPELHRRLVEPKGVLQKNLKIFLYLGASVLVIIAAIFSAGGKKPGTQAGKNQPPQPTVQDNTDNNVADLKSQLQAEQLKEQQQAAIAAANDPKLVSATPAQLAAAASYGPTGQSRACVPGQPCPQAATGQQNGGQQQLTPEQQQAQQLAAKERELQYNSRFASNLVYTRPDDASPKREQTTQAGTTPTGYAPQPNLYGALSGHPGSSLIAPRAAGEPPAQQKRAPEVNLDSALGQPYVIYEGTTVDTVLMNRLDGDAVGPVKVLVSNPLYSHDHQHVLIPDGTIVLGEAKKIGAAGFGQQRRLAVVFHRMIMPDGYSVDLDQFHGLDQIGEEGLKDKVNNHYLQIFGTSIALGVIAGAAEITQGGGAFTGSGSQEFTNGAAGSVSESATTVLDQFLQIPPTITIREGHRVKVYFTEDMLLPAYGNHTIPQTF, from the coding sequence ATGGCTGACCAAAAAGCAAAACCACCGGCAGACCCTGATATTTTCGATCTGCCCGAACTCCATCGCAGGCTCGTAGAGCCGAAGGGCGTGCTCCAGAAAAACCTGAAGATATTTCTTTACCTTGGAGCCAGCGTACTGGTGATCATCGCGGCGATCTTCAGCGCCGGTGGCAAGAAGCCTGGTACGCAGGCCGGGAAGAACCAGCCGCCGCAGCCGACGGTGCAGGACAATACCGATAACAATGTTGCCGATTTGAAGAGCCAGCTTCAGGCCGAACAGTTGAAGGAACAGCAGCAGGCAGCTATCGCTGCCGCCAACGATCCCAAACTTGTGTCTGCGACCCCCGCGCAGCTGGCCGCCGCCGCATCGTATGGTCCTACAGGCCAGTCTCGCGCTTGTGTTCCAGGCCAGCCTTGCCCGCAAGCCGCAACCGGGCAACAGAACGGTGGCCAGCAACAACTCACTCCAGAGCAACAGCAGGCCCAGCAACTCGCCGCCAAGGAACGGGAGCTTCAGTACAACTCCCGGTTCGCGTCGAACCTTGTTTACACCCGGCCTGACGATGCTTCCCCGAAGCGAGAACAGACAACGCAAGCGGGAACCACGCCAACCGGCTACGCCCCGCAGCCGAACCTATACGGCGCGCTTTCAGGTCATCCGGGAAGCAGCTTGATTGCTCCCCGAGCGGCAGGCGAGCCGCCGGCGCAGCAAAAGCGCGCGCCGGAAGTGAATCTGGATTCCGCCTTAGGCCAGCCGTATGTGATTTATGAGGGCACGACCGTCGATACGGTCCTGATGAACAGGCTCGATGGTGATGCCGTTGGGCCGGTCAAGGTGCTTGTCTCCAACCCCTTGTATTCGCATGACCATCAGCACGTCCTCATTCCCGACGGAACCATCGTGCTGGGCGAGGCAAAAAAGATTGGTGCCGCCGGATTCGGCCAGCAGCGCCGCCTCGCCGTCGTCTTTCACCGCATGATTATGCCGGACGGCTACTCGGTGGACCTTGACCAGTTCCACGGGCTGGACCAGATCGGCGAGGAGGGGCTGAAAGACAAGGTGAACAATCACTACCTTCAGATCTTCGGAACCTCCATTGCTCTTGGCGTCATTGCAGGAGCAGCCGAGATCACGCAAGGCGGCGGCGCATTCACTGGTTCCGGCTCGCAGGAATTCACGAACGGAGCCGCCGGCAGTGTGTCCGAGTCGGCAACCACGGTTCTCGACCAATTCCTTCAGATACCGCCGACCATCACCATCCGCGAAGGGCATCGCGTTAAAGTCTATTTTACGGAGGACATGTTGCTGCCCGCTTACGGCAACCACACTATTCCACAAACGTTTTGA